In Myxococcus stipitatus, the following are encoded in one genomic region:
- a CDS encoding nuclear transport factor 2 family protein, with protein sequence MNAIETIVQRYIATFNETDEARRGVALRELYTEDCAYTDPMVAATGTEAISGFIGGIQKQYPGLVFTLAGPVDAHHEQARFTWHAGMPGGDKPLVIGFDVVVLANGRIRQVYGFLNAVPA encoded by the coding sequence GTGAACGCCATCGAGACCATCGTTCAGCGCTACATCGCGACCTTCAACGAGACGGATGAAGCCCGTCGAGGCGTGGCCCTGCGTGAGCTGTACACGGAGGACTGCGCCTACACGGACCCGATGGTCGCCGCCACGGGCACGGAGGCCATCAGCGGGTTCATCGGCGGAATCCAGAAGCAGTACCCCGGCCTCGTCTTCACGCTCGCGGGGCCGGTGGATGCGCACCATGAGCAAGCCCGCTTCACCTGGCACGCGGGCATGCCCGGAGGCGACAAGCCGCTCGTCATCGGCTTCGACGTGGTGGTGTTGGCCAACGGCCGCATCCGGCAGGTGTACGGCTTCCTCAACGCCGTGCCCGCTTGA
- a CDS encoding serine hydrolase domain-containing protein, with translation MNTHLLAPRRCLLALLLVCTFTSACEDDDPPSRAADYAELKKNVERELPLAMKQDEVRGVSLALVDGDEVVWSQGFGMADAEAGLPATPRTVYGLGSVAKVFTTSAAMRLVEEKRASLDQPIEEVIPGFSMEARFPSAPVTLRTLLMHHAGIPEQMGGAYSPRALTLEERVASLRGEHRVWPVGTLHAYSNTGFIIAGRAVETASGSDFGAFMQKHLFTPLRMAHSAFRVTPAVAELRAKGYGDLPPETVPPHWIESEGPAGGMFSSAEDLSRFVRMLLNGGRFEGRQVLRSESIQEMWREQNAGNPLDVGTRSGLTWYLHDLPLEGGGAVRMVEHDGSDFQFNAIVALIPEHRLGVVVLSNTLSAGSLVNSLARQMLAQALKVKTGKVVAPVPGLPSVSPEPQPPEVLARWEGLYSTDLGPMVIQVQGGALKGLAGDTVLDLVPHQQGYFKTLVGEEPLWLSFRRAGDATLLLGHSPLHGVGLLGTRITPAPMPEVWRSRLGRYTVATEGSRELLDEAVLSEVSGLLVLTYTGPLYRGLQVTMVLDPEGDLAAVAGRGRHRGDVLRFEQTAEGAWLRLKGVRLRRVPSLATAHDL, from the coding sequence ATGAACACACACCTTCTTGCCCCGCGCCGCTGCCTCCTGGCGCTGTTGCTGGTCTGCACCTTCACCTCGGCATGTGAGGACGACGATCCGCCCTCGCGAGCCGCGGACTACGCCGAGCTGAAGAAGAACGTCGAGCGGGAGCTCCCTCTCGCCATGAAGCAGGACGAGGTGAGAGGCGTGAGCCTCGCCCTGGTGGATGGTGACGAGGTCGTCTGGTCCCAGGGCTTCGGCATGGCCGACGCGGAGGCGGGCCTGCCGGCCACGCCTCGGACTGTGTACGGACTGGGCTCGGTGGCGAAGGTGTTCACGACGTCCGCCGCCATGCGGCTCGTGGAGGAGAAGCGGGCCTCGCTCGACCAGCCCATCGAGGAGGTCATCCCGGGCTTCAGCATGGAGGCCCGCTTCCCCAGCGCCCCCGTCACCCTGCGCACGCTCCTCATGCACCATGCGGGCATCCCCGAGCAGATGGGCGGCGCGTATTCACCTCGCGCCCTCACGCTCGAGGAGCGTGTGGCCTCGCTTCGGGGGGAGCATCGGGTGTGGCCGGTGGGCACCCTCCACGCCTACAGCAACACGGGCTTCATCATCGCCGGCCGCGCGGTGGAGACGGCCTCGGGGAGTGACTTCGGCGCCTTCATGCAGAAACACCTCTTCACCCCGCTTCGGATGGCGCACTCCGCGTTCCGGGTGACTCCTGCCGTCGCGGAGCTGCGAGCCAAGGGCTATGGCGACCTGCCGCCGGAGACGGTGCCTCCTCACTGGATTGAGAGCGAAGGCCCCGCGGGAGGCATGTTCAGCTCCGCGGAGGACCTGAGCCGCTTCGTCCGCATGCTCCTCAATGGAGGCCGCTTCGAGGGCCGGCAGGTCCTCCGCTCCGAGTCCATCCAGGAGATGTGGCGCGAGCAGAACGCGGGCAACCCGCTCGATGTGGGGACACGCAGCGGCCTCACCTGGTACCTGCACGACCTTCCCCTGGAGGGCGGCGGCGCCGTGCGCATGGTGGAGCACGACGGCAGCGACTTCCAATTCAACGCCATCGTCGCGCTCATCCCCGAGCACCGGCTTGGCGTGGTCGTGTTGTCCAACACCTTGAGCGCGGGGAGCCTGGTCAACAGCCTCGCGAGGCAGATGCTCGCGCAGGCCTTGAAGGTGAAGACGGGCAAGGTCGTCGCGCCCGTGCCGGGGCTGCCCTCGGTGAGTCCCGAGCCCCAGCCGCCCGAGGTGCTCGCGCGGTGGGAGGGGCTCTACTCGACGGACTTGGGCCCCATGGTCATCCAGGTGCAAGGGGGCGCGCTGAAGGGCCTGGCGGGAGACACCGTGCTCGACCTGGTTCCGCACCAGCAGGGCTACTTCAAGACCCTGGTCGGGGAGGAGCCGCTGTGGCTCTCCTTCCGGCGGGCGGGGGATGCGACGTTGTTGCTGGGCCACTCGCCGTTGCATGGCGTGGGGCTCTTGGGGACACGCATCACTCCGGCGCCCATGCCCGAGGTCTGGCGGTCACGGCTGGGCCGCTACACGGTGGCCACCGAGGGCTCACGTGAACTGCTCGACGAGGCCGTGTTGAGCGAGGTGAGCGGGCTGCTGGTGCTCACGTATACCGGCCCGCTCTATCGCGGGCTTCAGGTGACGATGGTGTTGGACCCGGAGGGAGACCTCGCCGCCGTCGCGGGCCGAGGCCGTCACCGGGGAGATGTGCTCCGCTTCGAGCAGACCGCGGAGGGAGCGTGGCTCCGCCTCAAGGGCGTCCGCTTGCGCCGCGTGCCGTCGTTGGCCACGGCTCATGACCTCTGA
- a CDS encoding ATP-binding protein yields MKGRLRSLRPLGGLFFRMYAGIVVAVLLAVVLMVELATRRMPPQSLDAEQAAAHAESSGRELEGLTQGLQWLIEQELLSRPQAQWVDVVAGWRAHFDYPIELRPRSEVLAMNLPARVRERLARGLPSAWMHSSGVSGDRVLLFLPLRGSEQLVVQSLRLGPEPERLVEFLAPETSVLLVVLGLALLALTWPLYRHVTRLAATASAFGQGDFQARAESRAPEPIGHMARTFNDMAERIQRMSEEQQASLQAISHELRTPISRLHFALHLARETADVESLRTQLEDMEKDVGELDELTEELLTYTRLHHDAPPLEWEQVDLTAMVTELFRQLAVFRPDLTPRLHADGVVECHGSERYLRRAIGNLIRNAQRHARSELHVHVSQSEAGCTVSVDDDGPGIPLAERERLFLPFTRLDDSRNRKTGGHGLGLAIVHRVMRAHQGHATVTDAPLGGARVTLSWPRRSASAVTNGDNR; encoded by the coding sequence ATGAAGGGGCGTCTGCGCTCACTCCGTCCGCTGGGCGGACTCTTCTTCCGGATGTACGCGGGAATCGTCGTCGCCGTCCTGCTCGCGGTCGTGTTGATGGTGGAGCTGGCCACGCGGCGGATGCCTCCCCAGTCGCTCGACGCGGAGCAGGCCGCGGCCCACGCGGAGTCGTCTGGCCGTGAGTTGGAGGGGCTCACCCAGGGGCTTCAGTGGCTCATCGAACAGGAGCTCCTCTCCCGGCCCCAGGCTCAGTGGGTGGATGTCGTGGCCGGGTGGCGGGCGCACTTCGACTACCCCATCGAACTGCGTCCTCGAAGCGAGGTGCTGGCCATGAACCTCCCCGCGCGCGTGCGCGAGCGACTGGCGCGGGGCCTGCCCTCCGCGTGGATGCACTCCTCGGGAGTCTCAGGGGACCGGGTGCTCCTGTTCCTTCCTCTGCGCGGGTCGGAACAACTGGTGGTGCAGTCGCTGCGCCTGGGCCCGGAGCCCGAGCGCCTGGTGGAGTTCCTCGCGCCGGAGACGTCCGTGTTGCTCGTCGTCCTGGGCCTCGCGTTGCTCGCGCTCACGTGGCCGCTGTACCGGCACGTCACGAGGCTCGCGGCCACCGCGAGCGCCTTCGGCCAAGGCGACTTCCAGGCCCGAGCGGAGTCCCGAGCCCCCGAGCCCATCGGCCACATGGCGCGGACCTTCAACGACATGGCGGAGCGCATCCAGCGCATGAGCGAGGAGCAGCAAGCCAGTCTGCAAGCAATCTCCCACGAGCTGCGCACCCCCATCTCCCGCCTGCACTTCGCCCTGCACCTGGCGCGAGAGACCGCGGACGTGGAGTCGCTGCGCACGCAACTCGAGGACATGGAGAAGGACGTGGGCGAACTGGATGAGCTCACCGAGGAGCTGCTCACGTACACCCGCCTGCACCACGATGCCCCGCCGCTGGAATGGGAGCAGGTGGACCTGACCGCGATGGTGACGGAGCTGTTCCGCCAGCTCGCCGTGTTCCGCCCGGACCTGACGCCGCGGCTCCATGCTGACGGCGTCGTGGAATGCCACGGCTCGGAGCGCTATCTGCGGCGAGCCATCGGCAACCTCATCCGGAACGCGCAGCGCCATGCCCGCTCGGAGCTGCATGTCCACGTGAGCCAGTCCGAGGCGGGATGCACCGTCTCCGTGGACGACGACGGCCCCGGGATTCCGCTCGCCGAACGGGAGCGGCTCTTCCTCCCCTTCACGCGCCTGGACGACAGCCGCAACCGGAAGACCGGTGGCCACGGGCTGGGGCTGGCCATCGTCCACCGTGTCATGCGGGCGCATCAAGGACACGCGACTGTGACAGATGCCCCACTCGGAGGCGCCCGCGTCACCTTGTCCTGGCCCCGGCGCTCGGCGAGCGCGGTGACAAACGGTGACAATCGCTGA
- a CDS encoding response regulator transcription factor: MASPPYILLVEDDERLARLVSSFLEGQGFRVRTVANGPDALAALQDEPPDCLVLDILLPGMDGIEVCRRARAIYSGWILMLTALDEDIHEVVALDTGADDYITKPVRPQVLLSRLKALFRRASRDTRKPTQDTRWIASAGLRIDGVLRTVSLAESPVHLTDAEFDLLWLLASRAPDVLSRDDLLSALRGIEHDGLDRSIDMRISKLRRKLGDEQPPHRIIKTVRGRGYFCTPE; the protein is encoded by the coding sequence ATGGCGTCTCCTCCGTACATCCTCCTCGTGGAAGACGATGAGCGGCTGGCCCGGCTGGTCAGCTCCTTCCTGGAGGGGCAGGGCTTCCGAGTGCGGACCGTGGCGAACGGCCCGGATGCGCTCGCCGCCCTCCAGGACGAGCCACCGGACTGCCTCGTCCTCGACATCCTCCTGCCTGGGATGGACGGCATCGAAGTGTGCCGCAGGGCCCGCGCCATCTACTCCGGCTGGATTCTCATGCTCACCGCCCTGGATGAGGACATCCACGAGGTGGTGGCGCTCGACACGGGCGCGGATGACTACATCACCAAGCCCGTGCGCCCCCAGGTGTTGCTCTCCCGGCTGAAAGCCCTCTTCCGCCGCGCCTCGCGCGACACACGAAAGCCCACACAGGACACCCGGTGGATTGCCTCCGCGGGACTGCGCATCGACGGAGTCCTCCGCACGGTGAGTCTCGCGGAGTCACCCGTGCACCTCACGGATGCCGAGTTCGACCTGCTGTGGTTGCTCGCCAGCCGAGCCCCCGACGTGCTCAGCCGGGACGACCTGCTCTCCGCGTTGCGCGGCATCGAGCATGATGGCCTGGACCGCTCCATCGACATGCGCATCTCCAAGCTGCGCCGGAAGCTGGGCGACGAGCAGCCGCCACATCGAATCATCAAGACGGTGCGGGGCCGCGGCTACTTCTGCACGCCGGAGTAG
- a CDS encoding efflux RND transporter periplasmic adaptor subunit → MHPFVRGAAVVLSLAAHTGRAQEPGRPPTAELSRTAQAAGTSPRLVGVVSATRSLDVLPQIEGRLEQLKVRLGDRVEAGQVLAQLDARTHQLELTARQARLKAAEAEHSRFVILLEQARQLLVREQRIREHSAAEALEKAEHGVALASADVDLAKARLVEAQAQVSLALESLEYTRIRAPFTGVVSEEYLQPGMMTGASIPIVRLVGEERLLRFAIPESLVSSVRGGQAVQVRIDGAAPLQGVVERLSPELDATSRHLKAEARLTIPPELRGRLPIGAIVPVELGSSSAHASGKRP, encoded by the coding sequence ATGCATCCCTTCGTGCGAGGAGCGGCCGTCGTGCTCAGCCTGGCGGCCCACACCGGTCGCGCGCAGGAGCCCGGCCGGCCACCCACGGCCGAGCTCTCTCGAACGGCGCAGGCCGCGGGAACCTCCCCGCGGCTCGTCGGCGTCGTCTCCGCCACTCGCTCGCTGGATGTGCTCCCCCAAATCGAAGGCCGCCTGGAGCAGCTCAAGGTCCGACTGGGAGACCGCGTGGAAGCCGGTCAGGTGCTGGCCCAGCTCGACGCGCGAACCCATCAACTGGAGCTGACCGCACGGCAAGCCCGCCTGAAGGCCGCCGAGGCAGAACACTCCCGCTTCGTCATCCTCCTCGAACAGGCCCGGCAACTCCTGGTGCGCGAACAGCGCATCCGTGAGCACTCCGCCGCCGAAGCCCTGGAGAAGGCCGAGCATGGCGTGGCGCTCGCCTCCGCCGACGTGGACCTGGCCAAGGCGCGCCTCGTCGAGGCGCAGGCCCAGGTGTCCCTCGCCCTCGAGTCGCTGGAGTACACACGCATCCGCGCCCCCTTCACCGGCGTCGTGTCCGAGGAGTACCTCCAACCTGGGATGATGACGGGCGCGTCCATCCCCATCGTCCGGCTGGTGGGCGAAGAGCGGCTCTTGCGCTTCGCCATCCCGGAGTCGCTCGTCAGCAGCGTGCGCGGCGGGCAGGCCGTGCAGGTCCGTATCGACGGCGCGGCCCCGCTGCAAGGCGTGGTCGAACGCCTCTCCCCGGAACTGGATGCCACCTCTCGCCACCTGAAGGCCGAGGCCCGGCTGACCATTCCCCCCGAGCTGCGAGGGCGGCTCCCCATCGGCGCCATCGTCCCCGTGGAGTTGGGGAGTTCCTCCGCGCACGCCTCGGGCAAGAGGCCCTGA
- a CDS encoding peptidase domain-containing ABC transporter yields the protein MRCGGIVTEHESASPSLVERFPALKLLGQRLGGRRLPFVPQVTALDCGAACLAMVLGYWGRKMTLDEVQRSSGLVSTQGVSARAILEAGRRFGLQGRAVKLEVGALHLLPRGAILHWEFRHFVVFEGVSRRGVQLADPALGRRFIPLEQFSKSFTGVALLFEPTEDFETGEAVRGTHRYVRLLLEARPLLVRVLGMSLLLQLLVLVLPAVMGAVVDVVLPTGDMSLLWVLSAGLGVLLIFQVLSSLVRAHLLLHLRTHLDARLTLGFVDHLIHLSFSFFHVRSSGDLIARLNSNASIREILTSGALSTVLDGTLAVLYLALLTVMSWQMGLLALFLALLQVAVFLVARGRQRELMSKDLEVKAVAQTYEVEMLTGIQTIKGMGVESRTVQNWSNLYVDVLNVSLERGRLDANVEAFNSALKMAAPLVLLLVGTLQVLDARLQLGEMLALNALAVGFLTPIASLVAAFFRLQLVSSYLERVDDVLETPAEQPASRNRRPHSLRGGIQLDNVSFRYGPLAPLVLQDVSLEIQPGQFVAIVGRSGAGKSTLAHLLLGLYLPASGVIRFDGNPLGELDLYDVRRQMGVVLQNPMLFRGDIRRNIAYQDPSLSMEQVTAAAMRAQVHDDIMAMPMQYNSILSEMGGSLSGGQRQRLALARALVHDPAVLLLDEATNALDVKTERAVQKALEELRCTRVVIAHRLSTIRDADVILVMDKGRLMERGTHSELLGKGGLYHELVAAQDQSAA from the coding sequence ATGCGCTGTGGGGGAATCGTGACTGAGCATGAGTCCGCCTCCCCGTCGTTGGTGGAGCGGTTCCCAGCGTTGAAGTTGCTGGGCCAGCGGCTCGGCGGGAGGCGCTTGCCCTTCGTGCCACAGGTCACCGCCTTGGATTGCGGCGCGGCCTGTCTCGCGATGGTGTTGGGGTACTGGGGCCGGAAGATGACGCTGGATGAGGTCCAGCGCTCTTCGGGGCTGGTGAGCACCCAGGGCGTCAGTGCGCGTGCAATCCTCGAGGCGGGGCGCCGCTTCGGCCTTCAAGGTCGCGCGGTCAAGCTGGAGGTGGGGGCGCTTCACCTGCTCCCGCGCGGCGCCATCCTCCACTGGGAGTTCCGCCACTTCGTCGTCTTCGAGGGCGTGTCGCGCCGAGGTGTCCAGTTGGCGGACCCCGCGCTGGGCCGCCGCTTCATTCCGTTGGAGCAGTTCAGCAAGTCCTTCACCGGCGTGGCGCTGTTGTTCGAGCCCACCGAGGACTTCGAGACGGGTGAGGCGGTGCGCGGCACCCACCGCTACGTGCGCCTGTTGCTGGAGGCGCGGCCGCTGCTGGTGCGGGTGCTGGGGATGTCGCTGCTGCTCCAGTTGCTGGTGCTCGTCCTCCCCGCTGTGATGGGGGCGGTGGTGGACGTCGTGCTGCCCACCGGCGACATGTCACTCTTGTGGGTGCTGAGCGCGGGCCTGGGCGTGTTGCTGATATTCCAGGTGCTCTCCTCCCTGGTGCGAGCCCACCTGCTCCTGCACCTGCGCACGCATCTGGATGCGCGGCTGACGCTGGGCTTCGTCGACCACCTCATCCATCTGTCGTTCTCCTTCTTCCACGTCCGCTCCTCGGGCGACCTCATCGCCCGGCTCAACAGCAACGCGTCCATCCGGGAGATTCTCACCTCCGGGGCCTTGTCCACGGTGCTCGACGGAACGCTGGCCGTCCTCTATCTGGCCTTGTTGACGGTGATGAGCTGGCAGATGGGGCTCCTCGCGTTGTTCCTGGCGTTGCTCCAGGTCGCCGTGTTCCTGGTGGCCCGCGGCCGTCAGCGGGAATTGATGTCCAAGGACCTGGAGGTCAAGGCGGTGGCCCAGACCTACGAGGTCGAGATGCTGACGGGCATCCAGACCATCAAGGGCATGGGTGTGGAGAGCCGCACCGTCCAGAACTGGTCCAACCTCTACGTGGACGTGCTCAACGTCTCTCTGGAGCGTGGGCGCCTGGACGCCAACGTCGAGGCTTTCAACAGCGCGCTGAAGATGGCCGCGCCGCTGGTGCTGCTGCTGGTGGGGACGCTCCAGGTGCTCGATGCCCGCCTCCAACTCGGCGAGATGCTGGCGCTCAATGCCCTGGCCGTCGGGTTCCTCACGCCCATCGCGAGCCTGGTGGCGGCCTTCTTCCGGCTTCAGCTGGTGAGCAGCTACCTGGAGCGCGTCGACGACGTGCTGGAGACGCCCGCGGAGCAGCCCGCGTCGCGGAACCGCAGGCCCCATTCGCTGCGGGGCGGCATCCAGTTGGACAACGTCTCGTTCCGCTACGGTCCGCTCGCGCCGCTGGTGCTCCAGGACGTGTCGCTGGAAATCCAGCCCGGCCAGTTCGTGGCCATCGTCGGGCGCTCGGGCGCGGGCAAGTCCACGCTCGCGCATCTGCTCCTGGGGCTGTATCTGCCCGCCTCGGGAGTCATCCGCTTCGACGGCAATCCGTTGGGAGAGTTGGACCTCTACGACGTGCGCCGGCAGATGGGCGTGGTGCTCCAGAACCCGATGCTCTTCCGAGGGGACATCCGCCGGAACATCGCCTACCAGGACCCGTCACTCTCCATGGAGCAGGTGACGGCCGCGGCCATGCGTGCACAGGTGCATGACGACATCATGGCCATGCCGATGCAGTACAACAGCATCCTCAGTGAGATGGGCGGCTCCCTCTCTGGAGGCCAGCGGCAGCGTCTGGCGCTGGCTCGGGCGCTGGTGCACGACCCGGCTGTCCTGCTGCTCGACGAGGCGACCAACGCGCTGGATGTGAAGACGGAGCGCGCGGTGCAGAAGGCGCTGGAGGAGCTGCGCTGCACGCGGGTGGTCATCGCCCACCGGCTGAGCACCATCAGGGACGCGGACGTCATCCTGGTGATGGACAAGGGCCGCTTGATGGAGCGGGGCACTCACTCGGAGCTGCTCGGGAAGGGCGGCCTCTACCACGAGCTGGTCGCCGCGCAGGACCAGAGCGCGGCCTGA
- a CDS encoding HlyD family efflux transporter periplasmic adaptor subunit, whose translation MSTTPQGLFRQEAVEHYNRGEIQGNLLQLTPFWVRTTYWVVVALALSLGLTLAVVRIHEYAQGPLLIQVQGVEDITATAGGRVTRILVGRGQQVRAGDPLVELHARGETAERDRVEQEFRTQLAARLTDPLNASARQALGSLRAQMDLSEVLVSERTLVAPFDGWVREVRVRENQYLETGEVVVTLSRQETGVTALILVPGQYRPMLEPGQRLRVELSGFAYLYQDVTVSSVSDELLGPTEVRRFLGPGHGDLVTLEGPMVAVEARMPDEGFRAQGHHYRYYNGMVGTGRVQVRERNGWTVLIPALDALWGNRD comes from the coding sequence ATGAGCACGACTCCTCAGGGCCTCTTCCGGCAAGAGGCCGTCGAGCACTACAACCGGGGAGAGATTCAGGGCAACCTGCTCCAGCTCACCCCGTTCTGGGTTCGCACCACCTACTGGGTGGTGGTGGCCCTGGCCCTGAGCCTGGGATTGACGCTCGCCGTGGTGCGCATCCACGAGTACGCGCAAGGCCCCTTGCTCATCCAGGTCCAGGGCGTGGAGGACATCACCGCGACAGCCGGTGGCCGGGTGACACGCATCCTGGTGGGCCGGGGCCAGCAGGTCCGCGCGGGAGACCCGTTGGTGGAGTTGCATGCGCGCGGTGAGACGGCGGAGCGGGACCGGGTGGAGCAGGAGTTCCGCACCCAGCTGGCGGCCCGGCTCACGGACCCGCTCAACGCTTCGGCCCGGCAGGCCCTGGGCAGCCTGCGCGCGCAGATGGACTTGAGCGAGGTGCTCGTCTCCGAGCGCACGCTGGTGGCGCCCTTCGATGGCTGGGTGCGCGAGGTGCGCGTCCGGGAGAACCAGTACCTCGAGACGGGTGAGGTCGTGGTGACGTTGTCCCGGCAGGAGACGGGGGTGACGGCGCTCATCCTGGTGCCGGGCCAGTACCGGCCCATGCTGGAGCCCGGACAGCGGCTGCGCGTGGAGCTCAGCGGCTTCGCCTATCTCTACCAGGACGTCACCGTCAGCTCCGTGAGCGACGAGCTGCTTGGCCCCACGGAGGTGCGGCGCTTCCTGGGCCCGGGCCATGGGGACCTGGTGACGCTGGAGGGGCCCATGGTGGCGGTGGAGGCGCGGATGCCGGACGAGGGCTTCCGCGCGCAGGGCCACCACTACCGCTACTACAACGGCATGGTCGGGACGGGACGCGTCCAGGTGCGTGAGCGCAATGGCTGGACGGTGCTGATTCCCGCGCTCGATGCGCTGTGGGGGAATCGTGACTGA
- a CDS encoding DNA/RNA non-specific endonuclease, with product MKTLSVAAMFVLLGSGCGVTDPNPGGDGVASQMEQDFGGPSGLMEFFANHTEDEIREAMAPYGVGYVVHGEVTQAAIGDCPKYFPSGDRSIWHNFDGEYFFIDSAGRPNRAYKDLPPIVTAPRVSTCQTNVGQWGDAENPSNDYDGGHLIGSQLGGWGGRANLVPQDANFNRGNWVALENKMADCGSLPNSQLRYTIGVGYPNSTTLIPDTMTMDIRNQSTGASVSLSFTNTDGGGPNGASERTRGVNWLTSQGCI from the coding sequence ATGAAAACGCTTTCCGTCGCGGCGATGTTTGTCCTGTTGGGCAGTGGTTGTGGCGTCACGGACCCGAATCCCGGCGGCGATGGGGTCGCCAGCCAGATGGAGCAGGACTTCGGCGGCCCGAGTGGCCTCATGGAGTTCTTCGCGAACCACACGGAAGACGAAATCCGGGAGGCGATGGCGCCGTATGGCGTCGGGTACGTCGTCCATGGGGAGGTCACCCAGGCGGCGATTGGCGACTGCCCCAAGTATTTTCCATCGGGCGACCGGAGCATCTGGCACAACTTCGACGGTGAATACTTCTTCATCGACAGCGCGGGCCGCCCGAACCGGGCCTACAAGGACTTGCCCCCCATCGTCACCGCGCCGCGTGTCTCCACCTGCCAGACGAACGTAGGGCAGTGGGGCGACGCGGAGAACCCCAGCAACGACTATGACGGCGGGCACCTCATCGGCTCGCAGCTGGGCGGGTGGGGCGGCCGGGCGAATCTGGTGCCCCAGGACGCCAACTTCAACCGAGGCAACTGGGTCGCCCTGGAGAACAAGATGGCGGACTGCGGGAGCCTGCCCAACAGCCAGCTGCGCTACACCATCGGCGTGGGCTATCCGAACAGCACCACGCTCATCCCAGACACCATGACCATGGACATTCGCAACCAGTCCACAGGGGCGAGCGTGTCCTTGTCGTTCACCAATACGGACGGCGGTGGTCCCAACGGCGCGAGCGAACGGACCCGCGGCGTGAACTGGCTGACGAGCCAAGGCTGTATTTGA